One window from the genome of Veillonellaceae bacterium encodes:
- a CDS encoding PAS domain S-box protein: MTAIKILIVEDEGIAALDLQQSLRNMGYIVTEVAATGEEAVKAAKELQPDLVLMDIRLQGEVDGTKAAEIIHGLFGILIIYLTAYTDEDTLLRAMSAQPYGYIVKPFKERELHTAIKMALSKHNAEKKYIAERKQAEETLWKLNDELEWRVRERTAELRQAEQKYRSIFENAIEGIFQAAPDGRYLIANQSMARILGYDNPEEVVSQSSGVTYESSLVAGEAIHCRERQLCRRDGDVIWVSESVRAVHDDTGRVLYFEGTMEDITKRKEAEQALRESEERYRQIVETASEGILLLDGAGRITFANKKMAEMLDCTVMELVGGSFYDFVDKEWIDQAEEFIKRRQVRELPEIMFHRSDGKELWASLSTNPLLAENGQYSGALVMVTDITGRKQFEKELARLDRLHLVGEMAAGIGHEIRNPMTTVRGLLQYLGAKNECSKYNKHFELMIEELDRANSIISEFLSLARNKVVELTTQNLNTIIETMLPLLESTALLAGKGIRIETGNIPYLNLNEKEIRQLILNLVRNGLEAMAVGGNLTIKTFEEDQAVVLAVQDEGKGIEPAMLEKIGTPFFTTKEHGTGLGLAVCYSIAARHNAIIDIATGCDGTTFFIRFKRGQSKDSRS; the protein is encoded by the coding sequence ATGACAGCTATAAAGATACTGATTGTCGAAGATGAAGGGATCGCGGCACTTGACTTACAGCAGTCGCTGAGAAATATGGGATATATCGTTACGGAGGTTGCGGCTACCGGAGAAGAGGCTGTTAAAGCGGCCAAAGAGTTGCAGCCTGATTTGGTTTTAATGGACATTAGACTGCAAGGAGAAGTTGATGGGACTAAAGCTGCCGAAATAATTCATGGATTATTTGGTATTCTTATTATTTATCTTACCGCTTATACCGATGAAGATACCTTGCTGCGCGCAATGTCAGCACAGCCATACGGCTATATTGTAAAACCATTCAAAGAGCGAGAATTGCATACAGCAATTAAAATGGCGCTATCCAAACATAATGCCGAAAAAAAATACATTGCCGAGCGCAAGCAGGCTGAGGAGACTTTATGGAAATTAAATGATGAGCTAGAGTGGCGAGTCCGTGAACGAACGGCGGAATTGCGTCAGGCTGAGCAAAAGTACCGTTCTATCTTCGAGAATGCAATCGAGGGAATCTTTCAGGCGGCTCCGGATGGACGCTATCTTATAGCCAATCAATCGATGGCCCGTATTTTAGGTTACGATAACCCTGAGGAGGTGGTATCGCAGTCTTCAGGCGTGACTTACGAGAGTTCGTTGGTAGCGGGAGAAGCCATTCATTGCAGAGAGCGTCAGCTATGCCGGCGGGATGGTGATGTAATTTGGGTTTCTGAAAGTGTCCGAGCTGTACACGATGATACAGGCCGAGTTCTCTACTTTGAAGGTACTATGGAAGACATTACGAAACGCAAAGAGGCCGAACAAGCCCTGCGGGAGAGTGAGGAGCGATATCGCCAGATAGTAGAAACAGCCTCCGAAGGCATCCTGCTTTTAGACGGAGCAGGAAGAATAACTTTTGCCAATAAAAAAATGGCAGAGATGCTGGACTGCACTGTTATGGAATTAGTCGGAGGGTCTTTTTATGATTTTGTCGATAAGGAATGGATCGACCAAGCCGAAGAATTTATAAAGCGCCGGCAAGTTCGGGAACTGCCTGAAATCATGTTTCATCGCAGCGACGGAAAAGAGTTATGGGCGAGTTTATCTACTAATCCGCTTTTAGCGGAAAACGGGCAGTATTCAGGGGCGCTAGTTATGGTTACCGACATTACCGGACGTAAACAGTTCGAAAAAGAACTAGCACGCTTAGACCGTCTGCATTTGGTTGGCGAAATGGCTGCAGGAATTGGCCATGAAATTCGCAACCCTATGACTACTGTGCGGGGGTTGCTTCAGTACCTTGGCGCCAAGAATGAATGCAGCAAGTATAATAAACATTTTGAACTAATGATTGAGGAACTTGACCGGGCGAATTCGATTATTAGCGAGTTTCTTTCTTTAGCCAGAAATAAAGTTGTGGAATTGACGACGCAGAATCTTAATACCATTATTGAAACAATGCTGCCGCTGCTCGAGTCAACCGCCTTACTGGCCGGAAAAGGTATAAGAATAGAGACCGGGAATATTCCTTATTTAAATTTAAATGAGAAAGAGATTCGTCAGCTTATTTTGAATCTTGTACGTAATGGGCTTGAGGCAATGGCGGTCGGTGGCAATCTTACCATTAAAACATTTGAGGAAGATCAAGCGGTAGTTCTAGCAGTGCAAGATGAGGGTAAAGGAATTGAGCCCGCAATGCTTGAAAAAATCGGGACACCGTTTTTTACCACTAAAGAACATGGAACGGGCCTAGGCCTGGCGGTCTGTTACAGTATTGCTGCCAGGCATAATGCTATTATTGATATAGCTACCGGATGCGATGGCACAACCTTTTTCATAAGGTTTAAACGCGGCCAAAGCAAAGACAGCCGCAGCTAG
- a CDS encoding sensor histidine kinase — MQLALNEKETLLKEIHHRVKNNLQIIHSMLNLQLSHIKDAKAIEMFKESKDRVYSMALIHEKLYQSESLANIDLGEYIPSLLVNLFHSYGAAARGISQQINIEPFTLSIDRVVPCALILNELVSNSLKHAFPSKLDLKGEVRIHLYHADNLAKLTVSDNGIGLPADFKIENCESLGMKLVIVLIKQLRGTIQINTNSNGTEFAVAFNVGE; from the coding sequence TTGCAACTTGCCCTAAATGAAAAGGAGACCCTTCTTAAGGAAATACATCACCGTGTCAAAAACAATCTCCAAATAATCCACAGTATGCTGAATCTGCAATTGTCCCATATCAAGGATGCAAAGGCTATTGAGATGTTTAAGGAGAGCAAAGACCGCGTTTACTCAATGGCTCTTATTCATGAAAAGCTCTACCAGTCGGAATCATTGGCAAATATCGATCTCGGTGAATATATTCCCAGCCTCTTAGTTAATCTGTTCCATTCGTACGGGGCAGCTGCGCGAGGCATAAGCCAGCAGATAAATATTGAACCATTTACGCTCAGTATTGACCGAGTAGTCCCCTGCGCTTTAATTCTTAACGAACTTGTTTCAAATTCGCTTAAACACGCCTTTCCCAGCAAACTTGATCTGAAAGGTGAAGTACGTATTCACCTTTATCATGCCGATAATTTAGCTAAATTGACCGTCAGTGATAATGGGATTGGTTTACCAGCAGACTTTAAGATAGAGAATTGCGAGTCACTGGGAATGAAGTTAGTAATCGTTCTGATAAAACAATTAAGGGGCACTATTCAGATAAATACGAACAGCAATGGAACTGAATTTGCAGTTGCCTTTAATGTCGGGGAATAG
- a CDS encoding diguanylate cyclase: ELLERDIDERKLAEEAVKLERQRFNNVVDMLPTYLILMTPDYHIPFANRFFREQFGEVNGRRCFEALFGRSEPCENCQSFTVLATMKPHEWEWSGPDGREYRVLDFPFIDVDGSTLIMEMGIDITDHKNA, from the coding sequence GAGCTGCTTGAACGGGATATCGACGAGCGTAAATTGGCCGAGGAGGCCGTGAAATTAGAACGCCAGCGCTTTAATAATGTCGTAGATATGCTGCCGACTTATTTGATACTGATGACACCTGATTATCATATTCCCTTTGCTAATCGGTTTTTTCGCGAGCAATTCGGTGAAGTAAACGGCCGGCGCTGTTTTGAAGCGCTATTCGGGCGCAGCGAGCCCTGCGAAAACTGCCAAAGTTTTACCGTCCTTGCAACTATGAAGCCCCATGAGTGGGAATGGAGCGGCCCGGACGGACGCGAGTATCGGGTTCTGGACTTTCCATTTATTGATGTGGATGGATCGACGCTTATTATGGAAATGGGGATTGATATTACCGACCATAAAAATGCCTAG